One region of Rhodophyticola sp. CCM32 genomic DNA includes:
- a CDS encoding extracellular solute-binding protein: MRNHTSQVQTRPAPDRRHLSLWSAGLLMALILMAGMARAEDDLIVTHGVSTFGDLRYGPDFEHLDYVNPDAPKGGEISFGWSTGSFDSMHPYTREGRPAVLSSIFFEAMLESTADEIGSAYGLLAESIAYPEDRSYVIFTIREEARFSDGTPVTADDALFGYEILRDDGLPSFRAQIGRTISGAQVLDDRRIRFDFNPTSPLRGRIVSAGGLPVISRASHEASGLAFSESRLEPLIGSAPYILEEVEPGQRVVYARNPDYWGNDLPINRGRNNFDRIRIEYYGDAVAAFEGFTAGNYLFRQESSSSNWATAYDFPALEQGYVVQAELPDGTISTGQSFIINLRREQFQDVRVREAIALMFNFEWTNQTLFYGLYVRNDSFWQNTDLAATGLPGAAELALLDPLRDQLRPEVFTEDPFSLPASTPDRALDRRQARRAIGLLEEAGWIIGDDGLARNAAGQTLDVEFLNSGLMFDRLINPYVENLRAVGINARLTRVDSAQMTQRERDHDFDIITDHIPMGYEPGAGLRQYFGSETANDSVFNAAGLADPAVDVLIEHVVNAETQEELNVAVSALDRVLRWERFRVPQWFNDAHWVAYYDIYRYPEPLPPYALGFLDFWWVDAEAEAALRAAGAF, translated from the coding sequence ATGCGCAATCATACATCCCAGGTTCAGACCAGACCCGCCCCGGATCGGCGGCATTTGAGCCTGTGGTCTGCTGGTCTGCTGATGGCTTTGATTCTGATGGCGGGGATGGCGCGGGCCGAGGATGATCTGATCGTCACCCATGGCGTTTCGACCTTTGGCGATCTGCGCTATGGCCCCGATTTCGAGCATCTGGATTATGTGAACCCGGACGCCCCCAAGGGCGGAGAGATATCGTTCGGCTGGTCCACAGGCTCGTTCGACTCGATGCATCCCTATACGCGGGAAGGGCGCCCTGCGGTGCTCTCCTCGATCTTTTTCGAAGCCATGCTGGAAAGCACTGCGGATGAGATCGGCTCGGCCTATGGGTTGCTGGCCGAAAGCATCGCCTACCCGGAAGACCGGTCTTATGTGATTTTCACCATCCGGGAAGAAGCGCGGTTTTCCGATGGCACGCCGGTGACCGCGGATGATGCGTTGTTTGGCTACGAGATTTTGCGCGATGATGGCCTGCCCAGCTTCCGCGCGCAGATCGGGCGGACAATTTCCGGGGCGCAGGTGCTGGATGACCGGCGCATCCGGTTCGATTTCAATCCGACATCGCCGCTCCGGGGGCGGATTGTCTCGGCCGGGGGCTTGCCGGTCATTTCGCGGGCCAGCCATGAGGCTTCGGGCCTTGCCTTCAGCGAGTCGCGTCTGGAGCCTTTGATCGGGTCGGCGCCCTATATTCTGGAAGAGGTGGAACCGGGCCAGCGTGTCGTTTATGCCCGCAACCCCGATTATTGGGGCAATGACCTGCCAATCAATCGCGGGCGGAATAATTTCGACCGCATCCGCATTGAATATTATGGCGATGCGGTTGCCGCGTTCGAGGGGTTCACGGCGGGCAATTACCTGTTCCGGCAGGAAAGCAGTTCGTCCAACTGGGCGACCGCATATGATTTCCCGGCGCTGGAGCAGGGTTATGTGGTGCAGGCTGAACTTCCCGATGGCACCATTTCGACCGGTCAGAGTTTCATCATCAATCTGCGGCGCGAGCAGTTTCAGGATGTCCGCGTGCGTGAGGCCATCGCGCTGATGTTCAATTTTGAATGGACCAACCAGACGTTGTTTTACGGGCTGTATGTAAGGAATGATTCTTTCTGGCAGAACACCGATCTGGCGGCCACGGGCCTGCCAGGCGCGGCGGAACTGGCCTTGCTGGACCCTTTGCGGGACCAGTTGCGCCCCGAGGTCTTTACCGAGGACCCGTTCAGCCTGCCCGCCTCGACCCCGGATCGGGCGCTGGACCGGCGACAGGCCCGCCGCGCCATCGGGCTGCTGGAAGAGGCAGGCTGGATCATCGGCGATGACGGGCTGGCCCGCAATGCGGCCGGGCAGACCCTGGATGTGGAGTTTCTGAATTCGGGCCTGATGTTCGACCGGCTCATCAACCCCTATGTGGAAAACCTGCGCGCGGTCGGGATCAATGCCCGACTGACCCGCGTGGACAGTGCGCAGATGACCCAGCGCGAGCGCGACCATGATTTCGATATCATCACCGACCATATTCCCATGGGATATGAACCGGGGGCCGGGCTGCGGCAGTATTTCGGCTCGGAAACCGCGAATGATTCTGTTTTCAACGCCGCCGGTCTGGCCGATCCGGCGGTGGATGTGCTGATCGAACATGTGGTGAATGCGGAGACGCAGGAAGAGTTGAATGTGGCGGTCTCAGCCCTCGACCGGGTTCTGCGCTGGGAACGGTTTCGGGTGCCGCAATGGTTCAATGATGCCCATTGGGTCGCCTATTACGACATATACCGCTATCCCGAGCCGCTGCCGCCCTACGCACTCGGCTTCCTTGATTTCTGGTGGGTGGATGCCGAGGCCGAAGCCGCGCTGCGCGCTGCGGGGGCGTTTTAA
- a CDS encoding c-type cytochrome — protein sequence MIITKIGGAACGALLIFLLAGWAGSGLYSIGGGHHGEHEAGYVIETDDAVTEVAEDVPEVPFAEVYASADAGAGERLWRQCGTCHSDQDGVNGVGPYLHGVVGRAKHAAVGFAYSDGLLATTGEWTPENLSDFIANPREYAPGTAMSYNGMRDVQDRANLIAYLDTLDD from the coding sequence ATGATCATTACCAAGATCGGCGGCGCGGCCTGCGGTGCGCTTCTTATCTTTCTGCTGGCCGGTTGGGCAGGAAGTGGCCTCTATAGTATCGGTGGCGGCCACCATGGGGAGCATGAGGCCGGGTATGTGATCGAAACCGATGATGCGGTGACCGAGGTTGCAGAAGACGTGCCCGAGGTGCCGTTTGCAGAAGTTTATGCCTCAGCCGATGCAGGTGCGGGCGAACGCCTGTGGCGGCAATGCGGAACCTGCCATTCCGACCAGGATGGTGTGAATGGCGTTGGCCCTTATTTGCATGGTGTTGTCGGGCGTGCGAAACATGCGGCTGTGGGCTTTGCCTATTCTGACGGCCTCTTGGCCACGACCGGAGAGTGGACGCCGGAAAACCTCTCGGACTTCATTGCCAACCCGCGTGAATATGCACCGGGCACGGCGATGTCCTATAACGGCATGCGGGACGTTCAGGACCGGGCCAATCTGATCGCCTATCTCGATACGCTTGACGATTGA
- a CDS encoding prephenate dehydratase: MTSRIAFQGEPGAYSHQACHDARPMMEALPCPSFEDAITAVVEGRADQAMLPVENTTYGRVADIHRLLPGSGLHIVDEAFVRVHINLLAVPGAALEDVTEAHSHLVLLPQCASFLRQHGIRGWVSPDNARAARDVAEWGDRSKAALASELAGEIYGLDVLARHIEDHDRNTTRFLIMAPDADTTRRADHMMTSFVFRVRNIPAALYKAMGGFATNGVNMTKLESYMVGGSFTATQFYADIEGHPDDAAVKLAMEELAYFTSELRILGTYPADPARD, translated from the coding sequence ATGACATCGCGCATCGCTTTTCAAGGAGAACCCGGCGCTTATTCGCACCAGGCCTGCCACGACGCCCGCCCGATGATGGAGGCCCTGCCCTGCCCAAGCTTCGAAGATGCGATCACGGCGGTGGTCGAAGGCCGTGCCGATCAGGCCATGCTGCCGGTGGAAAATACCACCTATGGGCGGGTCGCCGATATTCACCGGCTGTTGCCGGGTTCAGGGCTGCATATCGTCGATGAAGCGTTTGTGCGGGTGCATATCAACCTGCTTGCCGTTCCCGGTGCCGCGCTGGAAGATGTGACAGAGGCCCATTCCCACCTTGTGCTTCTGCCCCAATGCGCCAGCTTTCTGCGCCAGCACGGCATCAGGGGCTGGGTGTCGCCGGACAATGCGCGCGCCGCCCGCGATGTGGCGGAATGGGGCGACAGGTCGAAAGCGGCGCTGGCATCCGAACTGGCCGGGGAAATCTATGGGCTCGACGTTCTGGCCCGCCATATCGAGGATCATGACCGCAACACCACCCGGTTTCTCATCATGGCCCCCGATGCCGACACAACGCGCCGTGCCGATCACATGATGACAAGCTTTGTGTTCCGCGTCCGCAACATCCCCGCCGCACTTTACAAGGCCATGGGCGGGTTTGCGACCAATGGTGTGAACATGACCAAACTGGAAAGCTATATGGTCGGCGGCAGTTTCACCGCGACACAGTTCTACGCGGATATCGAAGGGCATCCCGATGATGCGGCCGTCAAGCTGGCGATGGAGGAACTGGCCTATTTCACGTCCGAGCTTCGCATCCTCGGCACCTATCCCGCCGACCCCGCCCGCGACTGA
- a CDS encoding class D beta-lactamase, which translates to MMIFPSLKRLCLTALLVVIPTLASATQVEIARTPLAAEIGDRDVAFLARDLETGTDYILEGSDLTRRHAPWSTFKIPNLLIALETGTASGLDHPYTWDQARRPPAAYWPEDWRQDQTLGSAFRRSAVWVFRDIAEQTGTDTYRQRLGEWGYGNADIPDGSDHFWLDDTLQISVAEQVNFLDRFFAGTLGLSAKSSDALIEISRDGQFGAAMLHGKTGAGTITQGDFNGRFEGWYTGFVLRPDAEPVIFSLYTRAPNYRALRDFRKDFAIRLLQRADLLPIR; encoded by the coding sequence ATGATGATCTTCCCGTCTTTGAAACGGCTGTGTCTTACCGCCCTTCTTGTGGTGATCCCGACACTGGCCAGCGCCACGCAGGTGGAGATTGCCCGCACCCCCCTTGCCGCCGAGATCGGGGATCGGGACGTAGCCTTTCTTGCCCGCGATCTGGAAACCGGCACCGATTACATCCTCGAAGGCAGCGATCTGACACGCCGTCACGCCCCCTGGTCCACCTTCAAAATCCCCAATCTGCTGATCGCGCTGGAAACCGGCACGGCCAGCGGTCTGGATCATCCCTATACCTGGGATCAGGCCCGCCGCCCCCCGGCCGCTTACTGGCCCGAAGACTGGCGACAGGATCAGACACTTGGCAGTGCCTTCCGCCGCTCGGCCGTGTGGGTGTTTCGGGACATCGCCGAACAGACCGGTACTGACACCTATCGCCAGCGGCTTGGCGAATGGGGATATGGCAATGCGGACATTCCTGACGGGTCCGATCATTTCTGGCTTGATGACACGCTGCAAATCTCGGTCGCCGAACAGGTGAATTTCCTTGACCGGTTTTTCGCAGGCACGCTTGGCCTTTCGGCCAAGAGCAGCGATGCGCTGATCGAGATCAGCCGGGACGGGCAGTTCGGCGCGGCAATGCTCCACGGCAAGACCGGGGCCGGCACGATCACACAAGGGGATTTCAATGGCCGGTTTGAAGGCTGGTATACCGGCTTCGTTCTGCGCCCGGATGCGGAACCGGTGATCTTCTCGCTTTACACCCGGGCACCGAATTATCGCGCCCTTCGGGATTTCCGCAAGGATTTCGCAATCCGTTTGCTGCAAAGGGCCGATCTGCTGCCGATCAGGTAG
- a CDS encoding DMT family transporter codes for MNPLRGIAFKIASVCVMMTMASLIKAVSDTVPPGQAVFFRSVFALPVIVIWLLWRNELHIGLQTRNPMGHVWRGLVGTMGMGLIFTGLGLLPLPEVTAIGYAAPLLVVIFAAMFLGEQVRAFRLSVVALGLIGVLIVLSPRLQVGVGSADTRETLGAVVVLMGAVCAALAQVFVRKLVHTEGTAAIVFWFSVTASIISLLTIPWGWVMPGPGHIAMLVLAGLLGGFGQILLTTSYRNADASLIAPFEYTSMLLALAVGYLVFEEIPTTTMLAGAAIIGGAGILIIWRERQLGMERARQRKAIPSQG; via the coding sequence ATGAATCCCCTGCGCGGCATTGCTTTCAAAATCGCTTCGGTCTGTGTGATGATGACCATGGCCAGCCTGATCAAGGCGGTCTCGGACACGGTGCCGCCGGGACAGGCGGTGTTTTTCCGCTCCGTTTTTGCCCTGCCGGTCATTGTCATCTGGTTGCTCTGGCGCAATGAACTGCATATCGGGTTGCAAACCCGGAACCCCATGGGCCATGTCTGGCGCGGGCTGGTCGGCACCATGGGGATGGGTCTGATCTTTACCGGTCTTGGTCTTCTGCCCCTGCCAGAGGTGACCGCGATCGGCTATGCCGCCCCGCTTCTGGTGGTGATCTTCGCAGCCATGTTTCTGGGCGAACAGGTCCGCGCCTTCCGGCTCAGCGTTGTCGCCCTTGGCCTGATCGGTGTTCTCATCGTGCTTTCGCCGCGGCTTCAGGTGGGTGTTGGCAGCGCTGACACCCGCGAAACCCTGGGCGCCGTGGTGGTGCTGATGGGCGCGGTCTGCGCCGCGCTTGCCCAGGTCTTTGTCCGCAAACTGGTCCATACGGAAGGCACGGCGGCCATTGTTTTCTGGTTCTCGGTCACCGCCAGCATAATCTCTTTGCTGACGATCCCCTGGGGCTGGGTGATGCCCGGCCCGGGGCATATCGCGATGTTGGTGCTGGCGGGTCTGTTGGGTGGCTTCGGGCAAATCCTGTTGACCACCAGCTACCGCAATGCCGATGCATCGCTGATCGCGCCGTTTGAATATACGTCGATGCTTCTGGCACTTGCCGTCGGCTATCTGGTCTTTGAAGAGATCCCGACAACCACCATGCTTGCCGGGGCCGCCATCATCGGCGGCGCGGGCATCCTGATCATCTGGCGCGAACGCCAGCTGGGGATGGAACGCGCCCGCCAGCGCAAGGCGATCCCCTCTCAGGGTTGA
- a CDS encoding class I SAM-dependent DNA methyltransferase, translating to MTDRTTIETYSSRARQYQALEISDMQVQSLAGFLDGLPPGAALLDLGCGPGHHAAEMQAAGFQVTALDATPAFVEAARARGVAARLGSFDDLTETDAYAGIWASFSLLHAPRADLPRHLRAIATALQPGGRLFLGMKLGQGEGRDDIGRFYNYYSESELRTRLAEAGLTVSHVQTGEERGLAGSIDPYILITAHG from the coding sequence ATGACTGACCGCACAACCATCGAGACCTATTCCAGCCGGGCCCGCCAATATCAGGCGCTGGAAATCAGCGATATGCAGGTCCAAAGCCTTGCCGGTTTCCTTGACGGGCTGCCGCCCGGGGCGGCCCTGCTTGATCTGGGCTGCGGGCCGGGCCACCATGCGGCAGAGATGCAGGCGGCCGGGTTTCAGGTCACCGCCCTTGATGCCACCCCCGCCTTTGTCGAGGCCGCCCGCGCCCGGGGTGTTGCCGCCAGGCTAGGCAGTTTCGACGATCTGACCGAAACCGATGCCTATGCCGGGATCTGGGCCAGTTTCAGCCTGCTTCACGCCCCCAGGGCCGATCTGCCCCGCCATCTGCGGGCCATTGCCACAGCCCTGCAACCGGGCGGCCGGTTGTTTCTGGGCATGAAACTGGGGCAGGGCGAAGGCCGTGACGACATCGGGCGTTTCTATAACTATTACAGCGAGAGTGAATTGCGCACCCGTCTGGCGGAGGCCGGTTTGACGGTTTCACATGTGCAGACCGGGGAAGAGCGGGGGCTGGCCGGGTCGATTGACCCCTATATCCTGATCACCGCCCATGGCTGA
- the rnhA gene encoding ribonuclease HI, whose translation MAELFAYTDGACSGNPGPGGWGALLIAREGERVVKTRALKGGAPDTTNNRMELLAAIHALEALERPSTLTLVTDSAYVKGGITAWLHSWKRNNWRTSTKKPVKNEDLWRRLDMANARHTVRWEWVKGHAGHPENERADELARAGMAPYKPK comes from the coding sequence ATGGCTGAGCTTTTCGCCTATACCGACGGCGCCTGTTCCGGCAATCCCGGCCCCGGTGGCTGGGGCGCGCTGCTGATTGCGCGCGAGGGGGAGCGGGTGGTCAAAACCCGCGCGTTGAAAGGGGGCGCGCCCGACACCACCAACAACCGGATGGAGCTGCTTGCCGCGATCCATGCGCTTGAGGCGCTGGAGCGTCCCTCGACCCTCACCCTTGTCACCGACAGTGCCTATGTCAAAGGCGGCATCACCGCCTGGCTGCACAGCTGGAAACGCAATAACTGGCGCACATCGACGAAAAAACCGGTGAAGAACGAGGATCTCTGGCGTCGGCTGGACATGGCCAATGCCCGCCACACAGTCCGTTGGGAATGGGTCAAAGGCCATGCGGGCCACCCTGAAAACGAACGTGCCGACGAGTTGGCCCGCGCCGGCATGGCGCCCTACAAACCCAAATGA
- a CDS encoding trimeric intracellular cation channel family protein — protein sequence MITMLDYASVTIFALTGALLASRAQLDLIGFFFLACLTAVGGGTIRDLLLDRHPIFWLADLTHLAIACMAALIVFFTAHLLESRYKTLLWLDAAALSIAVSAGVSVATTMGQPGPVVLVMGVATGTLGGLMRDVVCNEMPLVLKQGELYVTAALAGAGAALAAPFVTAQPLAPVLACIATTFALRAGSIAFGWRLPGYKPRPPRQ from the coding sequence ATGATCACGATGCTTGATTATGCCTCGGTCACGATCTTCGCACTGACCGGCGCGCTGCTTGCCTCCCGCGCGCAGCTTGATCTGATCGGGTTCTTCTTTCTGGCCTGTCTGACAGCGGTTGGCGGCGGCACGATCCGCGATCTTCTGCTGGACCGGCACCCGATCTTCTGGCTGGCCGATCTGACCCATCTGGCGATTGCCTGCATGGCGGCGCTGATCGTCTTCTTCACCGCCCATCTGCTGGAAAGCCGGTACAAGACCCTGCTCTGGCTTGACGCGGCGGCCCTGTCGATTGCGGTCAGCGCCGGGGTCAGCGTGGCCACCACGATGGGTCAGCCCGGCCCGGTTGTTCTGGTCATGGGCGTTGCCACCGGCACGCTTGGCGGGTTGATGCGCGATGTGGTCTGCAATGAAATGCCCCTGGTTCTGAAACAGGGAGAGCTTTATGTAACCGCCGCGCTGGCCGGTGCCGGGGCCGCCCTTGCCGCGCCTTTTGTCACCGCCCAGCCGCTGGCCCCGGTTCTGGCCTGTATCGCCACGACCTTCGCGCTGAGGGCGGGGTCAATCGCGTTCGGCTGGCGCCTGCCAGGCTACAAACCCCGACCGCCCCGACAATAA
- the fmt gene encoding methionyl-tRNA formyltransferase, with protein MKIIFMGTPAFSVPVLDALVAAGHEIAAVYCQPPRRAGRGKKERPSPVQARAETLGLEVRHPLSLKGVEAQVDFAALKADLAVVVAYGMILPKPVLDAPARGCLNIHASLLPRWRGAAPIHRAIMAGDPRTGICIMQMEAGLDTGPVLLRKPVEIGAEETTGDLHDRLSALGAEAIVEALARLDVLVPEAQHGTGVTYANKIDKAEARVDWTAPAIEVDRLIRGLSPFPGAWTMLDDRRIKLLRSRVVPGEGEPGTLLDGIRVACGTGAVEITELQAEGRGKQDSAAFLRGTPVAPGTVLGDG; from the coding sequence ATGAAGATCATCTTCATGGGCACACCGGCCTTTTCCGTGCCGGTTCTGGACGCGCTGGTTGCGGCAGGTCACGAGATCGCAGCGGTCTATTGCCAGCCACCGCGCCGGGCGGGGCGGGGCAAGAAGGAACGGCCATCGCCGGTGCAGGCGCGGGCCGAAACCCTGGGGCTGGAGGTGCGGCATCCGCTTTCCCTGAAAGGGGTGGAGGCGCAGGTGGATTTTGCCGCGTTGAAGGCCGATCTGGCGGTGGTTGTCGCCTATGGCATGATCCTGCCGAAGCCGGTTCTGGACGCGCCCGCCCGGGGCTGTCTGAACATCCATGCCAGCCTGCTGCCCCGCTGGCGCGGTGCGGCGCCGATCCACCGGGCGATCATGGCCGGGGACCCCCGGACCGGAATCTGTATCATGCAGATGGAGGCGGGGCTGGATACCGGCCCTGTTCTGCTGCGCAAACCCGTTGAGATCGGGGCGGAGGAGACCACGGGCGATCTGCACGACCGGCTGTCTGCCCTGGGCGCCGAGGCGATTGTGGAGGCGCTGGCGCGGTTGGACGTGTTGGTGCCCGAGGCACAGCACGGGACCGGTGTCACCTATGCCAACAAGATCGACAAGGCGGAGGCGCGGGTCGACTGGACAGCCCCCGCGATTGAGGTTGACCGGCTGATCCGGGGCCTGTCGCCCTTTCCCGGCGCCTGGACGATGCTGGACGACCGGCGGATCAAGCTCTTGCGGAGCCGGGTGGTGCCGGGTGAAGGTGAACCCGGCACATTGCTGGACGGGATACGGGTGGCCTGCGGCACCGGCGCGGTGGAGATCACCGAGCTTCAGGCCGAGGGGCGCGGAAAGCAGGACAGCGCGGCATTTCTGCGGGGCACCCCCGTGGCGCCGGGCACGGTATTGGGAGACGGCTGA
- the def gene encoding peptide deformylase, with protein MKRSILIHPDPRLKKLAKAVPDISDDLRALADDMLETMYAAPGIGLAAPQVGILYRLVVLDCEKKEGATPRPVVMFNPHVVASSEERNTYEEGCLSLPEMYAEVERPAEVSVEWMDRDGNVQSDTFDGLWATCVQHEIDHLDGKLFIDYLRPLKRQMITRKMVKLKREMAREKA; from the coding sequence ATGAAACGCTCGATCCTGATCCATCCCGACCCGCGCCTGAAAAAGCTGGCCAAGGCGGTGCCTGATATCTCTGACGATCTGCGGGCACTGGCCGATGACATGCTGGAGACGATGTATGCCGCACCCGGCATCGGGCTGGCGGCCCCGCAGGTGGGTATTCTGTACCGCCTGGTCGTGCTGGATTGCGAGAAGAAAGAGGGCGCGACGCCCCGGCCCGTTGTGATGTTCAACCCGCATGTGGTGGCCAGTTCGGAGGAACGGAACACCTATGAGGAAGGCTGCCTGTCGCTGCCCGAGATGTATGCGGAGGTGGAGCGGCCCGCCGAGGTGAGTGTGGAATGGATGGACCGGGACGGCAACGTGCAGAGCGATACGTTTGACGGGTTATGGGCGACCTGCGTGCAGCATGAGATCGACCATCTGGATGGCAAATTGTTCATCGACTATCTGCGCCCGCTGAAACGCCAGATGATCACCCGCAAAATGGTCAAGCTGAAGCGCGAGATGGCGCGGGAGAAAGCGTGA
- a CDS encoding MalY/PatB family protein, translated as MSFDEIIDRRGSHCVKWDMMEQLYGVDPQNGIAMWVADMDFRPPACIQEAVKAVVDHGVYGYFGDDSKYRAAICWWMENRHGWTVEPDWIFTTHGLVNGTAMCVDTYTEPGDGIVLMTPVYHAFAKVIRAADRNVVECEMVNADGRYELDIDAWDAQMTGAEKMLILCSPHNPGGRVWTRAELQALAAFAKRHELLIVSDEIHHDLVMPGHKHIPMAQIEGITDRLIMMTATTKTFNIAGSHVGNVIIEDPDLRARFGARMMALGLSPNSFGLFMATAAYTPAGAEWVDQLIPYLAENARLFDEGINGIPGLRSMSLESTYLAWVDFAGTGMEMEEFTRRTAEGAGIAVNHGPTFGKGGADFLRFNIAAPRAVIEDAVSRMQKAFGDLQ; from the coding sequence ATGTCATTTGACGAGATTATTGATCGCCGCGGTTCTCATTGCGTGAAATGGGATATGATGGAGCAGCTTTACGGCGTCGATCCGCAAAACGGCATCGCGATGTGGGTTGCCGATATGGATTTCCGCCCGCCGGCCTGCATTCAGGAGGCGGTTAAGGCGGTCGTCGACCATGGCGTCTATGGCTATTTCGGGGATGACAGCAAATACCGCGCGGCGATCTGCTGGTGGATGGAAAACCGCCATGGCTGGACCGTCGAGCCCGACTGGATTTTCACCACCCATGGGCTGGTCAACGGCACCGCCATGTGCGTCGACACCTATACCGAGCCGGGCGACGGCATCGTTCTGATGACCCCTGTCTACCACGCCTTTGCCAAGGTGATCCGCGCAGCAGACCGCAATGTGGTCGAATGTGAGATGGTCAATGCCGATGGCCGCTATGAGCTCGACATCGACGCCTGGGATGCGCAGATGACCGGCGCTGAGAAGATGCTGATCCTCTGTTCCCCGCATAATCCCGGTGGCCGGGTCTGGACCCGGGCCGAATTGCAGGCGCTGGCCGCTTTCGCCAAACGTCATGAGTTGCTGATCGTCTCGGATGAGATCCACCATGATCTGGTGATGCCCGGGCATAAACATATCCCGATGGCGCAGATCGAAGGCATCACCGATCGGCTGATCATGATGACGGCCACCACCAAGACCTTCAATATCGCCGGGTCCCATGTGGGCAATGTGATCATCGAAGACCCAGACCTGCGCGCCCGGTTCGGGGCCCGGATGATGGCACTGGGCCTGTCGCCCAATTCCTTCGGCCTGTTCATGGCCACGGCGGCCTATACGCCCGCAGGCGCCGAATGGGTGGATCAGCTTATCCCCTATCTGGCCGAAAACGCCCGGCTCTTTGACGAAGGCATCAACGGCATCCCCGGCTTGCGGTCGATGTCACTGGAAAGCACCTATCTGGCCTGGGTCGATTTTGCCGGCACCGGAATGGAGATGGAGGAATTCACCCGTCGCACCGCCGAAGGTGCGGGCATCGCCGTCAATCACGGGCCGACATTCGGCAAAGGCGGCGCGGATTTCCTGCGCTTCAACATCGCAGCCCCGCGCGCGGTGATCGAGGATGCGGTGAGCCGGATGCAAAAAGCGTTTGGCGATTTGCAGTAG
- a CDS encoding nucleotidyltransferase domain-containing protein produces MKHTDAIDAITGALRDTPGIKALFLSGSYGTGLEDAYSDIDFVMVAADGASDDVAGLWHRAVSKTGEIVLWWDRTVRPVLINAITEDWLRIDLMILKPDQMGGQKQDSLKPLFDHDRIYDTLPEVTAKPIPTPAYAKYQFEEFIRILGLLPLAVGRKEYINGVLGVFHLRNLLVDLLIAETGVRHRGGALHLNRLITEDQKDILTALPPPVATRDQMIAGHMAYAKAYLPRARRLAKQWGVDWPERFEAATWKQLNNTLSIERPYNPD; encoded by the coding sequence GTGAAACACACCGATGCGATAGACGCGATAACCGGTGCGTTACGGGACACCCCCGGCATAAAGGCGCTTTTTCTGAGCGGCAGCTACGGCACCGGGCTTGAGGACGCGTATAGCGATATTGATTTCGTCATGGTGGCGGCGGACGGCGCCAGTGACGATGTGGCAGGGCTGTGGCACAGGGCGGTCAGCAAAACGGGTGAGATCGTCTTGTGGTGGGATCGCACAGTCAGGCCAGTCCTGATCAATGCGATCACAGAGGACTGGCTGCGCATTGATCTTATGATCCTGAAGCCCGATCAGATGGGTGGCCAAAAACAGGACAGCCTGAAACCCCTTTTCGACCACGACCGGATATACGACACTCTGCCAGAGGTCACGGCAAAACCCATCCCGACCCCTGCATATGCAAAATACCAGTTTGAAGAGTTCATCCGTATTCTGGGGCTGTTGCCTCTGGCTGTGGGCAGGAAAGAATATATCAACGGTGTGCTCGGCGTTTTCCACCTGCGCAATCTGCTGGTTGACCTTCTTATCGCCGAGACCGGTGTGCGCCACAGGGGTGGTGCCCTGCATCTGAACAGGTTGATCACCGAGGATCAGAAAGACATTCTGACCGCCCTGCCCCCACCCGTTGCAACCCGGGATCAGATGATCGCCGGGCATATGGCCTATGCGAAGGCTTACCTGCCCCGCGCCCGCAGGCTTGCAAAGCAATGGGGGGTAGATTGGCCGGAACGGTTTGAGGCCGCAACATGGAAGCAGCTTAACAACACGCTTTCGATTGAGAGACCCTACAATCCCGACTGA